In Lolium rigidum isolate FL_2022 chromosome 3, APGP_CSIRO_Lrig_0.1, whole genome shotgun sequence, the genomic window GGTGTATTCTCTAGCTCGTCCTCTTGGGTAAGTTTAGACATTACCTTTCTCTTAGCATAAGATTAACACCAGTTATCCTAGAGTAGTATGGGGCAACGCTAGCTAATCAACTGGTAGCTTTTGGGGCTTGGATTTGACTACTCGACCTGCTGGCCCTATTCCGCCATTCCCTGCTTGCTCATCCGGTCTCCATGGGATTCCTTTTCCAAGCCGTGTATTCCTTCCTTGCCCCCTTCACGTGCACACTGAAGTAAGTAGTTTTTATATGATTTATACACGTTTCGTCAGAACATCTGCTGCTGTTAAATAATATAGGTTTGGAATAAGATTTGCTTGTAGCTAGGACAAGGAATATTGCATCAAACGGTCGGTTCCTCACTAATCTATGTACGCAAGGAGTACTAAAATAATGCGGTACCAACCAGCAAACTCCAGCATCCCATGAATCTCTGATGGCTTTGCGCATAAGTTTAAGCAGGAAAAGGGGTAATAAGCTGCTCTGTTAGTACAGCGGCCCATCTTTCGCATCAGACTTGTGACCCTCCTTGTCTGCCTCTTTTCCTCATCCTGCACCCGAGATTCAGGTTAATGTAGCGATGATTTGCTTAAGCTGGTCTCTCGGCCAAACTTTGACCGTTGCTAAGTGGAGGACTGGTGCTAATCGTCAGGGTTAGCCCAGGGGTGGGTAATAACTCGGTAATCATGTCACGGATCACACACACCGATTTGGCCTGCGCGCTCGTCAGCACTCTGGTCGTGCACAGCACCGTCTCGCTCCTCTACCAGTTTGACTGTGGAGTGAAAAGGACGAAGTTTCCGGGACCACCTGGCAGTGCTTCCACTGGCTAGCGGGCCCCGGCGCGGTTAATGAAGTCACGTCCATTGCGTACCCGACACAGCTCGCTTGCTCGCCCTGTCTGCGCGAAAGCAGCACCGGCGCAGGCGCAGGGGCGCCACCGCACGGAAGCCCGGGATTGATTGCACTGTGGCGTTCGGCTGTTCCCAACGTCTTTCTCCATACCCAGTTGCCCTCCCCCTTGTGCTTTACAGCTAGCTGTGCGTCCCATTTTCATTATTCGATTTTTTAaccggatttttttttgttttttcagtaTGGTACATTTGATATCAGCATCTTTAGAAACATTCTCCTGTTCTCTTTTTGTACTGCTGAATTGATAATTGGTTTGTTCATGTGTAAAGGTGCACTGTATCAACTGTAGATATACGATGTTTAGTTACTTTTGCATCGGCATCATGCTTGTTTGTGCAAAAGAATATTACTTGTACTACTTATTTGACAAGATTCCTGCTCTATGATGTGCACTCTCTGTCACACCTAACACACAGATATTCTGATTTGAcggcctacaaattacatgccaCGTTTGTGAACAAGAACTCCGTTACAGTACCTGTTTATCTGAACTTTTTTCGTGAACGTGCAGGGGCATACATCGGCGTGAACATCGGCACGGCCATGTCATCGGTGCCGGCTCCCTCCCAGATCACGACGCTGCTCCGGTCGCAGAACATCCGCCACATCCGGCTCTACGACGCGGACCAGGCGATGCTGTCGGCGCTGGCCAACACGGGCATCCGCGTCATCGTCTCCGTGCCCAACGATCAGCTCCTGGGCATCGGCCAGTCCAACGCCACGGCGGCGCGGTGGATCGCCCGCAACGTCGCCGCCCACTTCCCGCTGGTGAACATCACGGCCATCGCCGTGGGCTCCGAGGTGCTCTCCACGCTGCCCAACGCGGCGCCGCTCCTCATGCCCGCCGTGCGCTACCTCCAGAACGCGCTCGTCGCCGCGGCGCTCGACCGCTACATCAAGGTCTCCACGCCGCACTCCTCCTCCATCATCCTCGACTCCTTCCCGCCCTCCCAGGCCTTCTTCAACCGCTCCCTCGACCCGGTCCTCGTCCCGCTGCTCAAGTTCCTGCAGTCCACCGGCGCGCCGCTCATGCTCAACGTCTACCCCTACTACGACTACATGCGCTCCAACGGCGTCATCCCGCTCGACTACGCGTTGTTCCGGCCCCTCCCGCCCAACAAGGAGGCCGTCGACGCCAACACGCTGCTCCACTACACCAACGTCTTCGACGCCGTGGTGGACGCCGCATACTTCGCCATGGCCTACCTCAACGTCACCAACGTCCCCGTCATGGTCACCGAGACCGGCTGGCCGCACAAGGGCGACGCGTCCGCCGAGCCCGACGCCAACTCCGACAACGCCGACACCTACAACAGCAACCTCATCCGCCACGTCATGAACGTCACCGGCACGCCCAAGCACCCCGGCGTCGCCGTGCCCACCTACATCTACGAGCTCTACGACGAGGACACCCGCCCCGGGACCGCGTCCGAGAAGTACTGGGGCCTCTTCGACATGAACGGCGTCCCGGCCTACGCGCTGCACCTCACCGGCTCCGGCGTGCTGCTCGCCAACGACACCACCAACCAGACCTACTGCGTCGCAAGGGACGGCGCCGACGAGAAGATGCTCCAGGCCGCGCTCGACTGGGCGTGCGGCCCCGGGAAGGTCGACTGCTCCGTGCTCACGCAGGGCCAGCCGTGCTATGACCCGGACACCGTGCAGGATCACGCCACCTACGCCTTCAACGCCTACTACC contains:
- the LOC124696963 gene encoding glucan endo-1,3-beta-glucosidase 3-like isoform X1, encoding MKKLSFFLILLLAAAKAVRGDDGTHTDLACALVSTLVVHSTVSLLYQFDWAYIGVNIGTAMSSVPAPSQITTLLRSQNIRHIRLYDADQAMLSALANTGIRVIVSVPNDQLLGIGQSNATAARWIARNVAAHFPLVNITAIAVGSEVLSTLPNAAPLLMPAVRYLQNALVAAALDRYIKVSTPHSSSIILDSFPPSQAFFNRSLDPVLVPLLKFLQSTGAPLMLNVYPYYDYMRSNGVIPLDYALFRPLPPNKEAVDANTLLHYTNVFDAVVDAAYFAMAYLNVTNVPVMVTETGWPHKGDASAEPDANSDNADTYNSNLIRHVMNVTGTPKHPGVAVPTYIYELYDEDTRPGTASEKYWGLFDMNGVPAYALHLTGSGVLLANDTTNQTYCVARDGADEKMLQAALDWACGPGKVDCSVLTQGQPCYDPDTVQDHATYAFNAYYHGMGMGSGTCYFSGVAVITTTDPSHGPCVYSGKNGSALLNGTSLAPSSNSTESGSRRAFGDVSSFVRSVVTALLLSVVVLL
- the LOC124696963 gene encoding glucan endo-1,3-beta-glucosidase 3-like isoform X2 produces the protein MKKLSFFLILLLAAAKAVRGDDGAYIGVNIGTAMSSVPAPSQITTLLRSQNIRHIRLYDADQAMLSALANTGIRVIVSVPNDQLLGIGQSNATAARWIARNVAAHFPLVNITAIAVGSEVLSTLPNAAPLLMPAVRYLQNALVAAALDRYIKVSTPHSSSIILDSFPPSQAFFNRSLDPVLVPLLKFLQSTGAPLMLNVYPYYDYMRSNGVIPLDYALFRPLPPNKEAVDANTLLHYTNVFDAVVDAAYFAMAYLNVTNVPVMVTETGWPHKGDASAEPDANSDNADTYNSNLIRHVMNVTGTPKHPGVAVPTYIYELYDEDTRPGTASEKYWGLFDMNGVPAYALHLTGSGVLLANDTTNQTYCVARDGADEKMLQAALDWACGPGKVDCSVLTQGQPCYDPDTVQDHATYAFNAYYHGMGMGSGTCYFSGVAVITTTDPSHGPCVYSGKNGSALLNGTSLAPSSNSTESGSRRAFGDVSSFVRSVVTALLLSVVVLL